One segment of Phaeacidiphilus oryzae TH49 DNA contains the following:
- a CDS encoding NADH-quinone oxidoreductase subunit C: MSEPQNGQVPASREEGAGEPEVIGVRRGMFGARDGGDTSGYGGLVQPIVLPGASSRPYGGWFDEVADELEGALEEQGLDPEQVVEKTVVDRGELTFHVRRQDLVAVCRTLRDDAALRFELCTGVSGVHYPGDTGRELHAVYHLRSITHNRLIRVETSAPDADPHIPSTVAVYPTNDWHERETYDFFGIVFDGHPALMRIMMPDDWLGHPQRKDYPLGGIPVEYKGAQIPAPDQRRSYS, encoded by the coding sequence ATGAGTGAGCCGCAGAACGGGCAGGTGCCCGCATCGCGGGAAGAGGGCGCCGGGGAGCCCGAGGTGATCGGCGTCCGCAGAGGGATGTTCGGGGCCAGGGACGGCGGGGACACCTCCGGCTACGGGGGGCTGGTCCAGCCGATCGTGCTGCCCGGGGCCTCCAGCCGGCCGTACGGCGGGTGGTTCGACGAGGTCGCGGACGAGCTGGAGGGGGCTCTGGAGGAGCAGGGGCTCGATCCGGAGCAGGTGGTCGAGAAGACCGTCGTCGACCGGGGCGAACTCACCTTCCACGTCAGGCGCCAGGACCTGGTCGCGGTCTGCCGGACGCTGCGGGACGACGCCGCGCTGCGCTTCGAGCTCTGCACCGGGGTCAGCGGCGTCCACTACCCCGGCGACACCGGCCGCGAGCTCCACGCCGTCTACCACCTGCGGTCGATCACCCACAACCGGCTGATCCGGGTGGAGACCTCGGCCCCCGACGCCGACCCGCACATCCCCTCGACGGTCGCGGTGTACCCCACCAACGACTGGCACGAGCGGGAGACCTACGACTTCTTCGGGATCGTCTTCGACGGCCACCCCGCGCTGATGCGGATCATGATGCCGGACGACTGGCTGGGCCATCCGCAGCGCAAGGACTATCCGCTCGGCGGCATCCCCGTCGAGTACAAGGGCGCCCAGATCCCGGCTCCCGACCAGCGGAGGTCGTACAGCTGA
- the nuoF gene encoding NADH-quinone oxidoreductase subunit NuoF: MTATEPEKLLSPVLSASWAEPRPYTLETYRAYDGYKGLHAALRMDPDEVIALVKDAGLRGRGGAGFPTGMKWQFIPQGDGKPHYLVVNADESEPGTCKDIPLLYANPHALIEGMVIASYAIRCHKAFIYLRGETVPVLRRLHSAVAEAYAAGYLGKDVLGSGFDLDITVHAGAGAYICGEETALLDSLEGRRGQPRLRPPFPAVAGLYACPTVVNNVESIASVPAILHRGKDWFRTLGSEKSPGFTLYSLSGHVANPGQYEAPLGITLRQLLDISGGIRPGHRLKFWTPGGSSTPMFTDEHLDVPLDYEGVGAAGSMLGTKALQCFDETTCVVRAVTRWIEFYAHESCGKCTPCREGTYWVVQLLRGIEAGKGALDDLDKLDDLAENINGKSFCALGDGAAACLASSLKHFRAEYEEHVNGGRCPFDPAATTVWADRRPSGGSAAGGASATDPSTAQEKGVLA; the protein is encoded by the coding sequence ATGACCGCGACCGAACCGGAGAAGCTGCTTTCGCCCGTGCTCTCCGCGAGCTGGGCCGAGCCGCGCCCCTACACGCTGGAGACCTACCGCGCCTACGACGGGTACAAAGGCCTCCACGCCGCCCTGCGGATGGACCCGGACGAGGTCATCGCGCTGGTCAAGGACGCCGGCCTGCGCGGCCGCGGCGGCGCCGGCTTCCCGACCGGGATGAAGTGGCAGTTCATCCCGCAGGGCGACGGCAAGCCGCACTACCTGGTCGTCAACGCCGACGAGTCGGAGCCCGGGACCTGCAAGGACATCCCGCTGCTCTACGCCAACCCGCACGCGCTGATCGAGGGGATGGTGATCGCCTCCTACGCGATCCGCTGCCACAAGGCTTTCATCTACCTCCGCGGCGAGACCGTCCCGGTCCTCCGCCGGCTGCACTCGGCGGTCGCCGAGGCGTACGCCGCCGGATACCTCGGCAAGGACGTCCTCGGCTCCGGCTTCGACCTGGACATCACCGTCCACGCCGGCGCCGGGGCGTACATCTGCGGTGAGGAGACGGCGCTCCTCGACTCGCTCGAAGGCCGCCGCGGCCAGCCGCGCCTGCGGCCGCCGTTCCCGGCCGTGGCCGGGCTCTACGCCTGCCCGACCGTGGTGAACAACGTCGAGTCGATCGCCTCGGTGCCGGCCATCCTCCACCGGGGCAAGGACTGGTTCCGCACCCTGGGCTCGGAGAAGTCGCCCGGCTTCACCCTCTACTCGCTCTCCGGGCACGTCGCCAACCCCGGCCAGTACGAGGCCCCGCTCGGCATCACCCTCCGCCAGCTCCTGGACATCAGCGGCGGGATCCGGCCGGGCCACCGGCTCAAGTTCTGGACCCCCGGCGGCTCCTCCACCCCGATGTTCACCGACGAGCACCTCGACGTCCCGCTGGACTACGAGGGGGTCGGCGCCGCCGGCTCGATGCTCGGCACCAAGGCGCTGCAGTGCTTCGACGAGACCACCTGCGTGGTCCGCGCGGTCACCCGCTGGATCGAGTTCTACGCCCACGAGTCCTGCGGCAAGTGCACCCCCTGCCGCGAGGGCACCTACTGGGTGGTCCAGCTGCTGCGCGGGATCGAGGCCGGCAAGGGCGCCCTGGACGACCTCGACAAGCTCGACGACCTCGCCGAGAACATCAACGGCAAGTCCTTCTGCGCCCTCGGCGACGGCGCCGCGGCCTGCCTGGCCTCCTCGCTGAAGCACTTCCGCGCCGAGTACGAGGAGCACGTCAACGGCGGCCGCTGCCCCTTCGACCCGGCGGCCACCACCGTCTGGGCCGACCGCCGCCCCTCCGGAGGGTCCGCCGCCGGCGGAGCCTCCGCAACCGACCCGTCCACCGCCCAGGAGAAGGGGGTGCTCGCGTAG
- a CDS encoding NADH-quinone oxidoreductase subunit D, which translates to MSDQNTVHATGYAEAPGRETTEGRVFTVTGGDWDEIVTAAAKADDERIVVNMGPQHPSTHGVLRLILEIDGETVTEARCGIGYLHTGIEKNIEWRNWVQGTTFVTRMDYLTPFFNETAYCLAVEKLLGIEDDIPERADIVRVMMMELNRISSHLVCLATGGMELGSTTLMIYGFRDREVILDMFELVTGLRMNHAYIRPGGLAQDLPPGAVDQIREGVKLLRSRLSEYDALATNNPVFKARLCDVGYLDLAGCMALGVTGPILRSTGLPHDLRKSQPYCGYEDYDFEVCTADTADSYGRFLIRIHEIAESLRIVDQCLDRLAGTSGNGGGPVMVSDKKIAWPAQLSVGPDGMGNSLDHIKKIMGTSMEALIHHFKLVTEGFRVPPGQAYVAVESPKGELGVHAVSDGGTRPYRVHFRDPSFTNLQSMAVMCEGGQVADVIVAVAGIDPVMGGVDR; encoded by the coding sequence ATGAGCGATCAGAACACCGTCCACGCAACCGGTTACGCCGAGGCGCCCGGCCGCGAGACCACCGAGGGCCGGGTCTTCACCGTCACCGGCGGCGACTGGGACGAGATCGTCACCGCCGCCGCCAAGGCGGACGACGAGCGGATCGTCGTCAACATGGGCCCGCAGCACCCCTCCACCCACGGGGTGCTCCGGCTGATCCTGGAGATCGACGGCGAGACGGTCACCGAGGCCCGCTGCGGAATCGGTTATCTCCACACCGGCATCGAGAAGAACATCGAGTGGCGGAACTGGGTGCAGGGCACCACCTTCGTCACGCGGATGGACTACCTCACCCCCTTCTTCAACGAGACGGCCTACTGCCTCGCGGTGGAGAAGCTGCTCGGCATCGAGGACGACATCCCGGAGCGGGCCGACATCGTCCGGGTGATGATGATGGAGCTCAACCGGATCTCCTCGCACCTGGTCTGCCTGGCCACCGGCGGCATGGAGCTGGGCTCCACCACGCTGATGATCTACGGCTTCCGGGACCGCGAGGTCATCCTCGACATGTTCGAGCTGGTCACCGGCCTGCGGATGAACCACGCGTACATCCGGCCGGGCGGGCTCGCGCAGGATCTGCCGCCGGGGGCGGTGGACCAGATCCGCGAGGGCGTGAAGCTGCTGCGCTCGCGCCTGTCCGAGTACGACGCGCTGGCCACCAACAACCCGGTCTTCAAGGCCCGGTTGTGCGACGTCGGGTACCTGGACCTGGCCGGCTGCATGGCGCTCGGCGTCACCGGGCCGATCCTCCGCTCCACCGGCCTGCCGCACGACCTGCGGAAGTCCCAGCCGTACTGCGGCTACGAGGACTACGACTTCGAGGTGTGCACCGCCGACACCGCCGACTCCTACGGCCGCTTCCTGATCCGGATCCACGAGATCGCGGAGTCACTGCGGATCGTCGACCAGTGCCTGGACCGGCTGGCCGGCACCTCGGGGAACGGCGGGGGCCCGGTGATGGTCTCCGACAAGAAGATCGCCTGGCCGGCCCAACTCTCCGTCGGACCCGACGGGATGGGCAACTCGCTGGACCACATCAAGAAGATCATGGGCACCTCGATGGAGGCGCTCATCCACCACTTCAAGCTGGTGACCGAGGGCTTCCGGGTGCCGCCCGGGCAGGCCTATGTGGCCGTCGAGTCGCCCAAGGGCGAGCTCGGCGTCCACGCCGTCAGTGACGGCGGCACTCGGCCGTACCGGGTGCACTTCCGGGATCCCAGCTTCACCAATCTGCAGTCGATGGCGGTGATGTGCGAGGGCGGCCAGGTCGCGGACGTCATCGTCGCCGTGGCCGGGATCGACCCGGTGATGGGAGGAGTCGACCGGTGA
- a CDS encoding NADH-quinone oxidoreductase subunit A: protein MNVYAPILVLGAIAAAFAVGSIVMASLTGPKRYNRAKLDAYECGIEPTPQPEGGGRFPIKYYLTAMLFIVFDIEIVFLYPWAVSFDSLGIFGLVEMVLFILTVFVAYAYVWRRGGLEWD from the coding sequence ATGAACGTCTACGCACCCATCCTGGTGCTGGGCGCGATCGCAGCAGCGTTCGCGGTCGGCTCCATCGTGATGGCCTCGCTCACCGGACCCAAGCGCTACAACCGGGCGAAGCTCGACGCGTACGAGTGCGGGATCGAGCCGACCCCGCAGCCGGAGGGGGGCGGACGCTTCCCGATCAAGTACTACCTGACGGCGATGCTCTTCATCGTCTTCGACATCGAGATCGTCTTCCTCTACCCGTGGGCGGTCAGCTTCGACTCGCTGGGGATCTTCGGCCTGGTCGAGATGGTGCTCTTCATCCTCACGGTCTTCGTCGCCTACGCGTACGTGTGGCGGCGCGGCGGCCTGGAGTGGGACTGA
- a CDS encoding Ig-like domain-containing protein produces MRSKQISLAAAIAVAAGIASTVALPAAQAGAATTAVALPIAHYSHLLVDPVHRHLFVSGGSGSTDILVTDYTGQTVATIPNETDANGLALSADGGTVYAGLGGTDAVSAISTADLTETARYATGAGYDPESVAVSGGKVWFSYNGSAAGSGGIGSIDPAAGPAAVTLRATGDSWYDAPLLAGGPNGELVAGWSGVSPASLASYDVSGATVRVLKPQTQLDTPDVSSNLRDLAITPDGKDVITACGAPYAHQAWKVADLSADGQYTDATYPDAVAIAADGTVYGGSDDYYGDSVYVFAPGGYSSAVRSYPLQLDTDLAPAGLAVTPDNTELFGVTTDVYGNNPTLHVVSDPAQTASSVNLFPPATAKPKRALTITGSLGGPSPYTGGQTLTVTRDGVALPAVTTAADGSFSLTDTPPDTGTVSYQVSYAGDEHLAAAQSTATVTVQH; encoded by the coding sequence ATGCGCAGTAAGCAGATCTCTCTTGCCGCCGCGATAGCCGTCGCGGCCGGGATCGCTTCCACGGTCGCCCTCCCCGCCGCCCAGGCCGGCGCGGCGACCACGGCAGTCGCGCTGCCGATCGCGCACTACTCGCACCTCCTGGTGGACCCGGTCCACCGGCACCTCTTCGTCAGCGGCGGCTCGGGCAGCACCGACATCCTGGTCACCGACTACACCGGCCAGACCGTGGCCACCATCCCGAACGAGACCGACGCGAACGGCCTCGCCCTCTCCGCCGACGGCGGCACCGTCTACGCCGGCCTCGGCGGCACCGACGCGGTCTCCGCGATCAGCACCGCCGACCTCACCGAGACCGCCCGCTACGCCACCGGCGCCGGCTACGACCCGGAGTCCGTGGCGGTCAGCGGCGGCAAGGTCTGGTTCTCCTACAACGGCTCGGCGGCCGGCAGCGGCGGCATCGGCTCCATCGACCCGGCGGCCGGCCCGGCTGCCGTGACCCTCAGGGCCACCGGCGACTCCTGGTACGACGCCCCGCTGCTGGCCGGCGGCCCGAACGGCGAACTGGTCGCCGGCTGGTCCGGCGTCAGCCCCGCCTCGCTGGCCAGCTACGACGTCTCCGGCGCCACGGTGCGGGTGCTGAAGCCGCAGACCCAGCTGGACACCCCGGACGTCAGCAGCAACCTCCGCGACCTGGCGATCACCCCGGACGGCAAGGACGTGATCACCGCCTGCGGGGCGCCCTACGCCCACCAGGCGTGGAAAGTCGCCGACCTCAGCGCGGACGGCCAGTACACCGACGCCACCTACCCGGACGCGGTGGCGATCGCCGCCGACGGCACGGTCTACGGCGGCTCCGACGACTACTACGGCGACTCGGTCTACGTCTTCGCCCCCGGCGGCTACAGCTCGGCGGTCCGCTCGTACCCGCTGCAGCTCGACACCGACCTGGCCCCGGCCGGCCTGGCGGTCACCCCGGACAACACCGAGCTGTTCGGCGTCACCACCGACGTCTACGGGAACAACCCGACCCTCCACGTGGTCTCCGACCCGGCGCAGACGGCGTCGAGCGTCAACCTCTTCCCCCCGGCGACGGCCAAGCCCAAGCGCGCCCTCACCATCACCGGGTCCCTCGGCGGCCCCAGCCCGTACACCGGCGGCCAGACCCTCACGGTCACCCGGGACGGCGTGGCCCTCCCCGCCGTCACCACGGCCGCGGACGGCAGCTTCAGCCTCACCGACACGCCCCCGGACACCGGCACCGTCAGCTACCAGGTGTCCTACGCCGGCGACGAGCACCTGGCCGCGGCGCAGTCGACGGCGACGGTGACCGTCCAGCACTGA
- a CDS encoding NuoB/complex I 20 kDa subunit family protein → MGIEEKLPSGFLLTTVEQAAGWVRKSSLFPATFGLACCAIEMMTTGAGRYDLARFGMEVFRGSPRQADLMIVAGRVSQKMAPVVRQVYDQMANPKWVISMGVCASSGGMFNNYAIVQGVDHIIPVDIYLPGCPPRPEMLMDAILKLHQQIQQTKLGVNRARADEELEREALAATPTIDQRGLLR, encoded by the coding sequence ATGGGCATTGAGGAGAAGCTGCCCAGCGGCTTTCTGCTCACCACCGTGGAACAGGCCGCCGGGTGGGTCCGGAAGAGTTCGCTCTTCCCGGCCACCTTCGGGCTGGCCTGCTGCGCGATCGAGATGATGACCACCGGGGCCGGGCGCTACGACCTGGCCCGGTTCGGCATGGAGGTGTTCCGCGGCTCTCCGCGGCAGGCCGATCTGATGATCGTGGCGGGCCGGGTGAGCCAGAAGATGGCGCCCGTGGTCCGCCAGGTCTACGACCAGATGGCGAACCCGAAGTGGGTCATCTCCATGGGCGTCTGCGCCAGTTCGGGCGGGATGTTCAACAACTACGCGATCGTGCAGGGCGTCGACCACATCATCCCGGTCGACATCTATCTGCCGGGCTGCCCCCCGCGGCCGGAGATGCTGATGGACGCGATCCTCAAGCTCCACCAGCAGATCCAGCAGACGAAGCTCGGCGTGAACCGGGCGCGCGCGGACGAGGAGCTGGAGCGCGAGGCGCTGGCGGCCACGCCGACGATCGACCAGCGGGGGCTGCTGCGGTGA
- the nuoE gene encoding NADH-quinone oxidoreductase subunit NuoE, with the protein MTASEARPGAVPVALGLPEGPAPEYPADVRARLDPDAEELISRYPQSRSALLPLLHLVQAEEGYVSASGMRYCADKLGLTTAEVRAVATFYTMYRRRPAGRHHIGVCTNTLCAVLGGDEIFADLQEHLGIGNNETTEDGSLSIEHIECNAACDYAPVVMVDWEFFDNQTPESVRELADRLRAGEEVSPTRGARLCGFRETSRVLAGFPDPRPEAVHEGGAAGDPSLVGLRLAKGEALPGARVISPRQDPAEPDTSGARGTARPATSEAAPADRESLEGGGAE; encoded by the coding sequence GTGACGGCAAGCGAAGCCCGGCCTGGGGCGGTGCCGGTGGCCCTCGGGCTGCCGGAGGGGCCCGCCCCCGAGTACCCGGCGGACGTACGGGCCCGCCTCGACCCCGACGCCGAAGAGCTGATCTCCCGCTACCCGCAGTCCCGTTCGGCGCTGCTGCCGCTGCTCCACCTGGTGCAGGCGGAGGAGGGCTACGTCTCCGCGAGCGGGATGCGGTACTGCGCGGACAAGCTGGGGCTGACCACGGCCGAGGTGCGGGCGGTCGCCACCTTCTACACCATGTACCGGCGCAGGCCGGCCGGGCGGCACCACATCGGGGTGTGCACCAACACCCTCTGCGCGGTGCTGGGCGGCGACGAGATCTTCGCGGACCTCCAGGAGCACCTGGGGATCGGCAACAACGAGACGACCGAGGACGGCTCGCTGTCCATCGAGCACATCGAGTGCAACGCCGCCTGCGACTACGCGCCGGTGGTGATGGTCGACTGGGAGTTCTTCGACAACCAGACGCCGGAGAGCGTCCGGGAGCTGGCGGACCGGCTGCGGGCGGGCGAGGAGGTCTCCCCCACCCGGGGCGCGCGGCTGTGCGGCTTCCGCGAGACCTCGCGGGTGCTGGCCGGGTTCCCCGATCCGCGGCCGGAGGCCGTGCACGAGGGTGGCGCGGCCGGGGACCCCAGCCTCGTGGGGTTGCGGCTGGCGAAGGGCGAGGCCTTGCCGGGCGCACGGGTGATCAGCCCCCGCCAGGATCCGGCGGAGCCGGATACATCAGGGGCGCGGGGAACTGCGCGCCCAGCCACAAGCGAAGCCGCACCCGCCGACCGCGAATCACTTGAAGGTGGTGGCGCGGAATGA
- the nuoH gene encoding NADH-quinone oxidoreductase subunit NuoH codes for MLAQIALAAPHGAALLAAEDLSVFGRDPWWLVLLKAVFCFAFLVVTVLFAIVWERKVVAWMQLRIGPNRHGPWGLLQSLADGVKLALKEDLVVTASDKVVFVLAPILSAIPAFMAFAVIPFGPADHEISIFGTRTFMQLTDLPVAMLYLLAVASIGIYGIVLAGWSSGSTYPLLGGLRSSAQMISYEIAMGLSFASVFVYSGSMSTSSIVAAQHNLWFVCMLPVSFVVYLISMVGETNRAPFDLPEAEGELVGGFNTEYSSLKFAMFMLAEYINMVTVSAILSTLFLGGWRAPWPITAFWTGANHGWWPLLWIVVKIQILLFFFIWLRGTLPRLRYDQFMKLGWKVLIPVSLVWLLLVATVRALRNEGYHGGQVVLYVGGAVVVLLLLSVLVDMMRKRPEAPEPAPAGGEFTDVTAGGYPVPPMPGQTLPPVPRRRRRQHLAEPAADVIPSGATGTSAATGKGADSE; via the coding sequence ATGCTGGCTCAGATCGCTCTCGCCGCCCCGCACGGCGCGGCCCTGCTCGCCGCCGAGGACCTCTCCGTCTTCGGCCGCGACCCCTGGTGGCTGGTGCTGCTGAAGGCGGTGTTCTGCTTCGCCTTCCTGGTCGTCACCGTGCTCTTCGCGATCGTGTGGGAGCGCAAGGTGGTGGCCTGGATGCAGCTGCGCATCGGGCCCAACCGGCACGGCCCCTGGGGCCTCCTGCAGAGCCTCGCGGACGGGGTGAAGCTGGCCCTCAAGGAGGACCTGGTGGTCACCGCCTCCGACAAGGTGGTGTTCGTCCTCGCCCCGATCCTCTCCGCGATCCCGGCCTTCATGGCCTTCGCGGTGATCCCGTTCGGCCCGGCGGACCACGAGATCTCGATCTTCGGCACCCGCACCTTCATGCAGCTCACCGATCTGCCGGTGGCCATGCTCTACCTGCTGGCCGTGGCCTCGATCGGGATCTACGGGATCGTGCTGGCCGGCTGGTCCTCCGGGTCCACCTATCCGCTGCTCGGCGGGCTGCGCTCGTCGGCGCAGATGATCTCCTACGAGATCGCCATGGGCCTCTCCTTCGCCTCGGTCTTCGTCTACTCCGGGTCGATGTCCACCTCGTCGATCGTGGCGGCGCAGCACAACCTCTGGTTCGTCTGCATGCTGCCGGTCAGCTTCGTGGTCTACCTGATCTCGATGGTCGGCGAGACCAACCGGGCGCCCTTCGACCTCCCGGAGGCCGAGGGCGAGCTGGTCGGCGGCTTCAACACCGAGTACTCCTCGCTGAAGTTCGCGATGTTCATGCTCGCCGAGTACATCAACATGGTCACCGTCTCGGCGATCCTCTCCACCCTCTTCCTCGGCGGCTGGCGGGCCCCCTGGCCGATCACCGCCTTCTGGACCGGGGCCAACCACGGCTGGTGGCCGCTGCTCTGGATCGTCGTCAAGATCCAGATCCTCCTCTTCTTCTTCATCTGGCTGCGCGGCACCCTGCCCCGGCTCCGCTACGACCAGTTCATGAAGCTGGGCTGGAAGGTGCTGATCCCGGTCTCGCTGGTGTGGCTGCTGCTGGTGGCCACCGTCCGGGCGCTGCGCAACGAGGGCTACCACGGCGGTCAGGTGGTGCTGTACGTCGGCGGGGCGGTGGTGGTCCTGCTGCTCCTCTCGGTCCTCGTCGACATGATGCGGAAGAGGCCGGAGGCACCGGAGCCCGCGCCGGCCGGCGGCGAGTTCACCGATGTGACGGCCGGGGGGTACCCGGTGCCGCCGATGCCGGGGCAGACCCTCCCGCCGGTGCCGAGGCGGCGTCGCCGCCAGCACCTCGCCGAGCCGGCGGCGGACGTCATCCCCAGCGGAGCCACGGGCACGAGCGCGGCCACGGGCAAGGGAGCCGACAGTGAGTGA
- a CDS encoding NADH-quinone oxidoreductase subunit G encodes MTVTTNAPGAGAEAPPPTELVTVTIDDVPVQVPKGTLIIRAAERIGVQVPRFCDHPLLDPAGACRQCIVEVEGQRKPVASCTMAVADGMVVRTQISSPVAASAQRGVMELLLINHPLDCPVCDKGGECPLQNQAMSSGRADSRFEGTKRTFAKPLPLSSQVLLDRERCVQCARCTRFSEQIAGDPFIELVERGAQEQVGIGEGEAFRSYFSGNTIQICPVGALTSKAYRFRSRPFDLSSSPGVCEHCASGCAIRTDHRRGKTLRRMAFDDPSVNEEWNCDKGRFAFRYAQQPDRIRTPLVRDEESGELRPASWPEALEVAARGLTRGQDGRPAKAGVLLGGRATVEDAYAYAKFARTVLGTNDVDFRARAHSAEEADFLGSAVAGRGIDLDGNGVAYADLEAAPSVLLAGFEPEDESPIVFLRLRKAVRKRGLRVFSIATHASRGLAKLSGRLLPAAPGTETEWLDALGDQDAGASLTGPGGAADAAAALAEPGSVILVGERLAAVPGAYSSVCRLARATGARLAWVPRRAGERGAVEAGALPGLLPGGRPVTDPVARERTAAVWGLADSDALPARYGRDTGGILTAAANGDLDALLVGAVDPADLQDPVAADTALDRIGFLVSLELRPSAVTERADVVLPVAAASEKAGTFLDWEGRVRMFEPAIRPDQMTSRQLPADLRVLHMLADAAGVPLGLPDVTAARRELDSFGRWTGERVDAPAETARPLPRPAAGEAVLGGWRQLLDNGSLQDGDPALAGTRHPAVARLSPATAAEIGVADGAPLAVSGPAGSVTLPLSITLELPDRVVWVPLNSTPGGVARALGAVPGRVVGLAPGQAHGADPEED; translated from the coding sequence ATGACCGTCACCACGAACGCTCCCGGTGCCGGGGCGGAGGCCCCGCCGCCGACCGAGCTGGTCACCGTCACCATCGACGACGTACCCGTGCAGGTGCCCAAGGGCACGCTGATCATTCGAGCCGCGGAGCGGATCGGGGTGCAGGTGCCCCGGTTCTGCGACCATCCGCTGCTCGACCCGGCCGGCGCCTGCCGCCAGTGCATCGTCGAGGTGGAGGGCCAGCGCAAGCCGGTGGCCTCCTGCACGATGGCCGTCGCGGACGGCATGGTGGTGCGCACCCAGATCAGCTCGCCGGTGGCCGCCTCGGCCCAGCGCGGGGTGATGGAGCTGCTGCTGATCAACCACCCGCTGGACTGCCCGGTCTGCGACAAGGGCGGCGAGTGCCCGCTGCAGAACCAGGCGATGTCCAGCGGGCGGGCGGACTCCCGGTTCGAGGGGACCAAGCGGACCTTCGCCAAGCCGCTGCCGCTCTCCAGCCAGGTGCTGCTGGACCGCGAGCGCTGCGTGCAGTGCGCGCGCTGCACCCGGTTCAGCGAGCAGATCGCCGGCGACCCGTTCATCGAGCTGGTCGAGCGCGGGGCGCAGGAGCAGGTCGGGATCGGCGAGGGCGAGGCCTTCCGCTCCTACTTCTCCGGCAACACTATCCAGATCTGCCCGGTGGGCGCGCTGACCTCGAAGGCGTACCGGTTCCGCTCCCGGCCGTTCGACCTCTCCTCCTCGCCGGGGGTGTGCGAGCACTGCGCCTCCGGCTGCGCGATCCGCACCGACCACCGGCGCGGGAAGACGCTGCGCCGGATGGCCTTCGACGACCCCTCGGTCAACGAGGAGTGGAACTGCGACAAGGGCCGCTTCGCCTTCCGCTACGCCCAGCAGCCGGACCGGATCCGCACTCCCCTGGTGCGGGACGAGGAGTCCGGAGAGCTGCGCCCGGCCTCCTGGCCGGAGGCGCTGGAGGTGGCGGCCCGCGGCCTGACCCGGGGCCAGGACGGCCGCCCGGCCAAGGCAGGGGTGCTGCTGGGCGGCCGGGCCACGGTCGAGGACGCCTACGCCTACGCCAAGTTCGCCCGTACCGTGCTCGGCACCAACGACGTGGACTTCCGCGCCCGGGCGCACAGCGCGGAGGAGGCGGACTTCCTGGGCTCGGCGGTCGCCGGCCGGGGGATCGACCTGGACGGCAACGGCGTCGCCTACGCCGACCTGGAGGCCGCGCCCAGCGTGCTGCTGGCCGGGTTCGAGCCGGAGGACGAGTCGCCGATCGTCTTCCTGCGGCTGCGGAAGGCGGTCCGCAAGCGCGGTCTCAGGGTCTTCTCGATCGCCACCCACGCCTCCCGCGGCCTGGCCAAGCTGAGCGGCCGGCTGCTGCCCGCCGCCCCCGGCACCGAGACCGAGTGGCTGGACGCCCTCGGCGACCAGGACGCCGGCGCCTCCCTCACCGGCCCCGGCGGGGCGGCCGACGCGGCCGCGGCGCTGGCCGAGCCGGGATCCGTGATCCTGGTCGGCGAGCGGCTGGCCGCCGTACCGGGCGCCTACTCCTCGGTCTGCCGGCTGGCCAGGGCCACCGGCGCCCGGCTGGCCTGGGTGCCGCGCCGGGCGGGCGAGCGCGGGGCCGTCGAGGCCGGCGCGCTGCCCGGGCTGCTGCCCGGCGGGCGTCCGGTCACCGACCCGGTGGCTCGCGAACGCACGGCCGCCGTATGGGGGTTGGCCGACTCGGACGCCCTCCCCGCCCGCTACGGGCGGGACACCGGCGGCATCCTCACCGCCGCCGCCAACGGAGACCTGGACGCCCTGCTGGTGGGCGCGGTCGACCCGGCGGACCTGCAGGACCCGGTCGCCGCCGACACCGCGCTGGACCGGATCGGCTTCCTGGTCAGCCTGGAGCTGAGGCCCTCCGCGGTCACCGAGCGCGCCGACGTGGTGCTCCCGGTGGCCGCCGCCTCGGAGAAGGCCGGGACCTTCCTGGACTGGGAGGGCCGGGTGCGGATGTTCGAGCCCGCGATCCGCCCGGACCAGATGACCTCCCGCCAACTCCCGGCCGACCTCCGGGTCCTCCACATGCTGGCGGACGCCGCCGGGGTGCCGCTGGGGCTGCCCGACGTCACCGCGGCCCGCCGCGAGCTGGACTCCTTCGGCCGCTGGACCGGGGAGCGGGTGGACGCGCCGGCCGAGACCGCGCGGCCGCTGCCCCGGCCGGCCGCCGGCGAGGCGGTGCTCGGCGGCTGGCGGCAGCTGCTGGACAACGGCTCGCTCCAGGACGGCGATCCGGCCCTGGCCGGCACCCGCCACCCGGCCGTCGCCCGGCTGTCGCCGGCCACGGCGGCCGAGATCGGCGTGGCCGACGGGGCGCCGCTGGCGGTCTCCGGGCCGGCGGGCTCGGTGACCCTGCCGCTGTCCATCACCCTGGAGCTCCCGGACCGGGTGGTGTGGGTGCCCCTCAACTCGACTCCGGGCGGAGTCGCCCGGGCGCTGGGCGCGGTCCCCGGCCGGGTGGTCGGCCTGGCACCCGGCCAGGCGCACGGCGCTGACCCGGAGGAGGACTGA